A single genomic interval of Oryzias latipes chromosome 3, ASM223467v1 harbors:
- the LOC101159492 gene encoding alpha-1,3-galactosyltransferase 2-like: MRQRISAVFFSCLLLVLSFIALRASFQYFPKVSFLKNLPVLSQASLRPTVSLDNTLNYEARQDVQTRTSWNAPIIWEVMFDPNLYDKEHLEAKTTVALTVFAVGRYLDAYLNTFLTSAEKHFMVGLPVTFYVFTDQPEKVPNITLAPLRHLKVIKVERYSRWQDISMMRMKTISEIIEKELRHNFNYVFCLDVDQEFKGRFGSEALGESVAVLHVYYYKLPKTQFTYDKNPKSKAYMSEGDYYYHAAVFGGSCDKVKALADYCYLNTMEDKLNNVEALWHDESHLNKYFWLNKPSRILSSEYCFDPLIHYKTEVIVPRLVWAPKQYAKLRT, from the exons ATGAG GCAAAGGAtttctgcagtgtttttcagctGTTTACTCCTTGTCCTTAGTTTTATTGCTTTACGTGCAAG tttTCAATATTTTCCTAAGGTTTCCTTTTTGAAAAACCTACCAGTTTTAAGTCAAGCATCACTGAGACCCACGGTTTCTCTGGATAACACACTCAATTATGA ggccAGGCAAGATGTTCAGACACGCACATCATGGAATGCTCCTATAATATGGGAAGTCATGTTTGACCCCAATTTATATGACAAGGAACACCTGGAGGCAAAAACAACTGTGGCTCTAACTGTGTTTGCAGTCGGAAG GTACCTGGACGCTTACTTAAACACCTTTTTGACTTCGGCCGAAAAACACTTCATGGTTGGACTTCCTGTAACCTTCTATGTGTTTACTGATCAACCAGAAAAAGTACCAAACATCACTTTAGCTCCTCTGCGACACCTGAAAGTGATCAAGGTGGAGAGGTACAGCAGGTGGCAGGACATCTCAATGATGAGGATGAAGACCATATcagaaataattgaaaaagAGCTCCGTCACAACTTCAATTATGTCTTTTGTTTGGATGTAGATCAGGAATTTAAGGGGCGCTTCGGCTCTGAGGCTCTCGGGGAGTCTGTGGCTGTGCTGCACGTCTACTATTACAAACTTCCAAAGACACAGTTCACCTATGATAAAAACCCCAAATCCAAAGCCTACATGTCAGAAGGAGATTACTATTACCATGCGGCAGTCTTTGGAGGGTCATGTGATAAAGTTAAAGCGTTGGCAGATTATTGCTATTTGAACACAATGGAGGATAAACTGAACAATGTTGAAGCTTTGTGGCATGATGAGAGTCATTTAAACAAGTATTTCTGGCTTAACAAACCCAGCAGAATACTTTCTTCTGAGTACTGCTTTGACCCACTGATTCATTACAAGACTGAAGTCATAGTCCCTCGTTTAGTATGGGCACCAAAACAATATGCAAAACTTCGCACTTAG